Proteins encoded together in one Chloroflexota bacterium window:
- the rpmI gene encoding 50S ribosomal protein L35, with protein MPKMKTHKGTAKRFALTGTAKLIRARSNKSHLRRKKTGRTKREFDEMFSVSTPDRRRIKRLLPYGV; from the coding sequence ATGCCTAAGATGAAAACACATAAGGGTACGGCCAAGCGTTTCGCCTTGACCGGTACCGCTAAGCTTATACGTGCCAGGAGTAATAAGAGTCATCTCCGCCGGAAAAAAACGGGTCGCACCAAGCGCGAATTTGATGAGATGTTCTCTGTGAGTACGCCAGACAGGCGTCGTATCAAGCGCCTGTTGCCCTACGGTGTTTAA